A genomic window from Leptolyngbya sp. BL0902 includes:
- the ylqF gene encoding ribosome biogenesis GTPase YlqF, giving the protein MTTPDIQWYPGHIAKAEKALVDQLSRVDVVLEVRDARIPLATQHPSVNGWVGDKPRVLVLNRVDMISPEAREGWETWFRQQGEVALFTNAQQGQGVKAIAKAAQAAGEAVNQRRQARGMKPRPIRAVVIGFPNVGKSALINRLLNRKVVASARRAGITRQLRWVRVSGELDLLDAPGVIPARLDDQTAALKLAICDDIGEAAYDTQRTAAAFLEILKTLEQRRVPDDYQAVLHQRYGIMLADHTGESFVAEVAARKFQDDKERTAKRILNDFRTGLLGAWILEWPPVG; this is encoded by the coding sequence ATGACAACCCCCGACATCCAGTGGTACCCCGGACACATTGCCAAGGCCGAAAAAGCCCTGGTAGACCAACTCAGCCGGGTGGATGTGGTGCTGGAGGTACGGGATGCCCGGATTCCTTTGGCGACTCAGCATCCCAGCGTCAACGGTTGGGTAGGAGACAAACCTAGGGTGCTCGTCCTCAACCGGGTAGACATGATTTCCCCGGAGGCCAGGGAGGGCTGGGAAACCTGGTTTCGGCAGCAGGGGGAGGTGGCCCTCTTTACCAATGCCCAGCAGGGCCAAGGGGTAAAGGCCATCGCCAAAGCGGCCCAAGCGGCTGGCGAAGCCGTCAACCAACGACGACAGGCACGGGGCATGAAGCCTCGCCCCATCCGCGCCGTGGTGATTGGCTTCCCTAACGTGGGCAAGTCGGCATTGATTAACCGTTTGTTGAATCGCAAAGTGGTGGCCAGCGCCCGTCGTGCCGGAATTACCCGCCAGTTGCGATGGGTGCGCGTTTCTGGAGAATTAGACTTGCTGGACGCGCCGGGGGTGATTCCCGCCCGGTTGGATGACCAAACTGCCGCCCTCAAACTGGCCATCTGCGACGACATTGGCGAAGCCGCCTACGACACTCAACGCACCGCCGCCGCCTTTTTAGAAATCCTCAAAACCCTAGAACAGCGACGGGTTCCCGATGATTACCAAGCCGTGCTACATCAGCGCTACGGCATCATGCTGGCCGACCACACCGGGGAAAGCTTTGTGGCTGAAGTGGCCGCTCGCAAGTTTCAGGACGACAAAGAACGCACCGCCAAACGCATCCTCAACGACTTTCGTACCGGGCTGCTCGGTGCCTGGATTTTGGAATGGCCTCCAGTGGGCTAG
- a CDS encoding phosphatidate cytidylyltransferase — MPWSRIISGLVAILIALAMILLGGWYFTLGFGVIIWLGQREIFELVQAKSIVPATKTTLVVSQLVLLAAHFVPHLADALLPLGGTFICFYLLFQPQVATIADVAASILGLFYGGYLPSFWVRLRDLGDNVGSLPLGGYWPDHWPPALDQLPPGLTLTLIAFGCIWASDIGAYTAGKVIGKTPLSNISPKKTVEGAAFGMAGSMAVGLAGAYWLSWPLWPLSGAALGLMIGISSLLGDLTESLMKRDAGVKDSGDLIPGHGGILDRTDSYVFTGALVFYFVTLFLPLLDS; from the coding sequence ATGCCTTGGTCTCGCATCATCAGTGGGCTGGTTGCCATTCTCATCGCCCTCGCCATGATTCTCCTGGGGGGCTGGTATTTTACCCTGGGGTTTGGGGTGATTATTTGGCTCGGCCAGCGGGAGATCTTTGAGCTGGTACAGGCCAAGAGCATTGTCCCTGCCACTAAAACCACCTTGGTCGTAAGCCAGTTGGTCTTGCTTGCCGCCCACTTTGTGCCCCACCTGGCCGATGCTCTCCTGCCCTTGGGGGGAACGTTTATCTGTTTCTACCTGTTGTTTCAGCCCCAGGTGGCCACCATTGCCGACGTGGCTGCTTCCATTTTGGGTCTGTTCTACGGCGGCTACCTGCCTAGCTTCTGGGTACGGCTGCGCGATCTAGGAGATAACGTCGGTTCGCTACCCCTGGGGGGCTACTGGCCCGACCACTGGCCCCCAGCCCTTGATCAGCTACCCCCAGGGCTCACCCTCACCCTGATTGCCTTTGGCTGCATTTGGGCCTCCGACATTGGAGCCTACACCGCTGGCAAGGTGATCGGCAAAACGCCCCTGTCCAACATCAGCCCCAAGAAAACTGTGGAGGGTGCGGCCTTTGGCATGGCCGGAAGCATGGCGGTGGGGTTGGCCGGGGCCTACTGGCTCAGTTGGCCGTTGTGGCCCCTCTCCGGTGCGGCCCTAGGGCTGATGATCGGCATCTCCAGTCTCCTAGGCGACCTCACCGAATCCCTGATGAAACGGGATGCCGGGGTCAAGGACTCTGGCGACCTCATTCCTGGGCACGGTGGCATCCTCGACCGTACCGACAGCTACGTCTTCACCGGAGCTCTGGTGTTCTATTTTGTCACCCTCTTTCTGCCCCTGCTAGATAGCTAG